Genomic DNA from Caldisericia bacterium:
AATGGAAAAGTTATGCTTTTGAATAAGGAGATAACCGGAAAAAGTCCAAAGGAAATTATAGAGATGGGAGTGGGTAGAATTCCTGAAGATAGAATGGATGCAGGTTTAATTCTTGATATTCCTCTATACGAAAATCTTGTAGTTGAGTATTTTGACAAACCTCCTTTTTCAAAGGGACCTTTTCTCAATTACAAAGAGATAAAATCTTACGCTGAAAAACTCGTGAAGGAGTTTGACATAAGAACACCAAATGTGAATGTAATAACAAGAACACTCTCAGGTGGCAATCTTCAGAAGGTAATTCTTGCGAGGGTTATATCAAGAGAGCCAAAATTCCTTATAGCTTCACAACCAACAAGAGGTCTTGATGTGGGAGCAGCTGAGTATATTCATGAAAGACTGCTTCAAGAAAGAGCTAAGGGGTGTGCCATTCTGTTAATTTCAGAAGACCTTGATGAAATCATGAATCTTTCAGATAGAATTATGGTTCTATATGAAGGCGAGATTATGGGGTTTGTGAATAGAGGGGAGCTTCCTAAGGAAGAGATTGGTCTTATGATGACTGGAACAAGAAAGGAGGCTTTAAGTGAAATTTCCTAAATTTAGGCTGGAGAAGAGACCATCACCCCCAACATGGCTTAGAATTTCAATTCCCTTTATAGCAATAGGTATATCTTTTCTCTTCTCTGCAATTATAATCCTACTCGCTGGAAGAAATCCAATAACTGCATTTTATGCAATATTCTATGGAGCTCTTGGAACAAGACTTGGTTTTATGGAAACACTTGTTAAAGCAACCCCTCTTATGCTCACAGGAATTGCTGTATCTTTCGCATTCACAGCAAAGTTCTGGAACATTGGCGCAGAAGGGCAGTTATATGCTGGAGCTCTTGCTGCTACATGGCTTGGAATAAGCCACTTTTCTCTTCCATCCCCTATATATATACTTCTCATGATTGTTGTAGGATTCATCGCTGGTTCTCTGTGGGCATTAATTCCTGGCATTCTTAAAGCAAAATTTAAGGTAGACGATGTAGTAACGACACTCCTTATGAATTACATAATGATCTACATTGTCTCAGCAATACTTGAAGGTCCATGGAGAGATCCAGTAACAAGCTGGCCTCAGTCTATAATGATTGCCAAGAATGCAGAATATCCTAAGCTATTTGCGAGATCAAGGGTGCACTTTGGATTGATCGTCGCCATTATTGTTATTATTGTAGTATATGTAATCATAAAACATACAAAACTTGGATTTAATATAAGGGCCACAGGGGCAAACGCAAGAGCTGCATACTTTCTTGGTATAAATACAACAAGGACATTAATCCTTACAGCAGCTATAAGTGGGG
This window encodes:
- a CDS encoding ABC transporter permease; this encodes MKFPKFRLEKRPSPPTWLRISIPFIAIGISFLFSAIIILLAGRNPITAFYAIFYGALGTRLGFMETLVKATPLMLTGIAVSFAFTAKFWNIGAEGQLYAGALAATWLGISHFSLPSPIYILLMIVVGFIAGSLWALIPGILKAKFKVDDVVTTLLMNYIMIYIVSAILEGPWRDPVTSWPQSIMIAKNAEYPKLFARSRVHFGLIVAIIVIIVVYVIIKHTKLGFNIRATGANARAAYFLGINTTRTLILTAAISGGIAGLAGVGEVAGLHFHLTENISPGYGYSGIVIAMLGGLHPIGVMLAAFFFGIIQTGAEYMSRATGVTSFIADVIQGITLLVMLAMLLLYEYRIRRVE